TCCGGGTCCCGGAAGAACCCGGTCACGTTGATCGTGAGCGCGTCCAACAGCGCCTCGCGCTCGTCGTCGTCGTCCTCGAGGATCGCGCGGTACTCGGCGTGGTCGTCGGCGTCGCGTCGCTGCATCCGCGCGGCGATCCGCCGTCCGAGGTACGCCTCGTTGTAGTATCCCGGCTCGAACGGGACGCGGTCCTCCACGAACTCGATGACGCCCTGCAGGTCGCCGGCGCCGTCCCGGTCCGCGCTCGCGCGACTCATCGGCGCCCCCCGAGCGTCTCCACGTCGAGGATGCTCACCACGTCGCCGTCGCCGAGGACGGCCGTCCCCGACAGGCCGGGGATGCCCGAGAGGATCCCCTCCAGCGGCTTCACGACGACCTCCTCCTGGTGGAGCACGTCGTCGCAGTGGAGCGCGACCGGGCGCTTCTCCTCGTGGATGCGAAGGAGCATGCCGTCGTCGGCGTCGTCGGTTCCGAGGCCCTCGGCGTCGGCGCTCCCGGCCGTGTCGTCGTCACCCTCCGGATCGACCTCGCTCTCGCCGTGCTCGCGGCTCCCTCCGTTCGCCGCTCGCTTCGAGGTCTCACTGCGTTCGACCTCGCTTCCACCATCGGCGAGCGCACCGCCCGCGCCGGACCCGTTGCCGGCCGCCGCGCCGGCGGTGCCCAGCACCTCGCCGAGCCTGAGGACCGGGTAGATGTCGCCGTCGTGGCGGACGATCTCGTCGCCGTGGGCCACGTCGATGCCGTCGGCGCGGCTCACCTCCGCGATGTTCTTGATCGGGACGCCGTACTCGACGCCGTCGACCTCGACGAACATCACGCGGACGATGGCGACCGTGACGGGCAGCTTGATCTCGAAGCGCGTCCCCTCGCCGGGGGTCGAATCGAGCGTGACGCTCCCGTCGAGATCCTTCACCGTCGTCCGAACCACGTCCATCCCGACCCCGCGCCCGGACACGTCCGTCACCTCGTCGTTGGTGGAGAAGCCGGGGTGGAAGACGAGCTCGCGCGCCTCCGCGTCGGACATCGCCTCGACCTCGCCGCGGGACTTCACGCCCTTCTCGACGGCCTTCTCGCGCAGCGCGTCGGCCTCGATGCCGCCGCCGTCGTCCTCGACGACGATGGTGACGTGGTCGCGCTCGCGGTCGGCGCGAAGCTCGATGGTCCCCGTCGGGTCCTTCCCCGCGGCCTCCCGTTCCTCGGGCGACTCGATCCCGTGGTCGACGGCGTTGCGGAGGATGTGGACCAGCGGGTCGCGGATCTCCGTGAGGATCGTTCGGTCCAGCTCGATGTCGCGGCCGTCGATGTCGAAGTTCACGTCCTTCGACTGGTCGCGCGCGAGGTCGCGCACGAGCCGCGGGAACGTGTCGACGACCGCCGACAGCGGGATGAGCCGCATGTCCATCACCGTGTCCTGGAGGTTCGTCGAGATCTTGTCCAGCTCGTCGAGGTTGTCCGAGTCGATGTCGGCCTCCTCCATCTCCCGGCGGAGCTTGATCCGGCTGGTCACCAGCTGCTCGACCAGCCCGTACAGGTCGTCCAACTGCTCCACGTCGACCCGGACCGACGAGATGTTGTCCGAGGACGACGTGCTCGACCCGCCTGAACCGCCGCCGCCGGAACCGCCGTCGGTATCGTCGTCGTCATCGCCGTCCGCCGCCGTGTCCCCCTCCGCAGTCGGCTCCGCGGACGTCGGCCCCTCGCCGTCGCCCGCGTCGCCCGCGGACGGGTCGGATCCGCCCGCGTCCGCTCCGGCCGCGGCGTCGTCGGGTGCGGGTTCGACGGCGGCCACGTCGACCGCCTCGACCTGGCTCACAGCGTCGACGCCAGCCTCGACCGTCGCGCCGGCGTCGGCGACGACGTACAGGTCGAACGTCCCCTCGAACTCCCCCTCCTCGATCTGGTCGCGGTCGGGGTCACAGGCCATCCCGGCGAAGGCGTCCTCGACGGCCTCCAACACGAACATCGCGTCGATGCCCGGCATGTCCGCGTCGCCGAGGTCGACGCGGGCGCGGTAGACGCCCTCGTCGTCGCCGGGCGAGAGGCCGTGTTCGAACGCTTCGTCGACGGCGTCGTCGTCGGTGTTGTCGGCACTGTCGGTCGACTCACCGTCTTCGGCGGCCGCGTCCGACCCGTCGTCGGACCCGGACGCGTCGTTCCCGTCCGCGCCGTCCTCGCCGCCGAGCGCGTCGACGCCCTCCTCCGCCATCGTCCGAAGGTCCTCCTCCACGTCGGTCGGGTCGATGCTCGTGTCGCCCGACTCGTCGATCTCCCCGAGCATCGCGTCGAGCAGGTCGACCGCCTCGAACAGCCGGTCCATCAGGTCGCCCGACACCGCCATGTCGCCGCCGCGGACCTCGTCGAGCAGGTCCTCCATCGCGTGCGCGAGCCCGGAGAAGTCGCCGAAGCCCATCGCCGCCGCGTTGCCCTTCAGGGTGTGGGCCGTCCGGAAGATGGCGTCCATCGCCTCCGGGTCGTCGGGGTCCGACTCCAGCGCGAGCAGGGAGTTGTTCAGTTCGGTGATCCCCTCCTCGGACTCGCGGACGAACGCCCGGATGTGCGCCTCGCTCATGCGCGCTCACCCGCGATTCCGGCCGCGATGTCGTCCAGCGGGAGCACCGAGTCGACCGCGCCCGTGGCGGCCGCGCGCTTCGGCATCCCGTACACGACACAGGAGTCCTCGTCCTGGGCGAGCACGCGGGCGCCGACCCGCGAGAGCGCCTGCACGCCGTCGCTGCCGTCGCCGCCCATGCCGGTGAGGATCACGCCGATCAGCGGGTCGTCCACCGCCTCGGCGGCCGACCGCATCGTCACGTTCACCGACGGGCGCACGCCCTCCCCGCGCTCCTCGTCGATCACTTTCAGCCGGAGTCGGCCGTTTCGCGCGTTCGTGATCTCCAGGTGGTGGCCGCCCTTCGCGACCGCGAGCTCGCCGCGTCCGAGGCGCATCCCGTCCTCGGCCTCCCGCACCGACAGCCCGCAGGCCTCGTCGAGCCGGTTCGCGAACCGCCCGGTGAACGCCTCGGGCATGTGCTGGACGACGACGCCGCGGAGGTCGGCGTCGCCCGGGAGCGCCGAGACGACCCGTTCCACGGCGTCGGGACCGCCCGTCGACGAGCCGATGATCAGCGTCGTGTTCGGCTTGACGCCGGCGCCGGCCGGTCCGTCCGCGGTCGACGCGCTCGGCGACGCCGGCGTCGCCGAACCGGCTGCGGCGGTCGCGGCCTCGGTGCGCCGTTGTCGGCCCGCCCGCGAGAGGTCCGCCCCGGCGACCGACCGGACGGTCTCGACGAGCTGCTCTTCCATCCGGGAGACGCCCATCGACACCTCGCCGCCGGGCTTGGCGAAGAAGTCGACGGCGCCCGCGTCCAGCGCCGCGAACGTCTCCTCGGCGCCCTCGGCGGTGTACGCCGACAGCATCAGCGTCGGCGTCGGGTGCTCGGCCATCAGCCGTTCGACCGCCTCGATCCCGTCCATCTCCGGCATCTCCACGTCCATCGTCACCACGTCCGGATCCGCGTCGGCGACGACGTCGAGCGCCTCGCGGCCGTCCGCGGCCTCGCCGACGACCTCGACCCCGCCGGACTCCAGGATGTCCGCGATGAGTCCCCGCATGAACCGCGAATCGTCCACCACGACCGTCCGCGGCGCCCGCGCGCTCACGGCGCACCCCCAGCCGGCCGTGCGGCGTCTCGAATCATGTCCTCGGCTACCGATACGCCGTTATTGAAGACACCGCCCCGAATTTCACGGCTGATAGCTCGTGCGCTACCGTTAAGCGACTCGATCGGGCGATCGGGAGTATGGCAAGCAGTGAGCGGGCGGCCGACGCGGACGCCGTCTCGACCGAGGAGACGACGCAGGTGCTGGAGTTCGGACTCGGCGACGAGACGTACTGTCTCGACATCGCCTACATCGACGAGATCGTCGACGCGGGCGACCTCACGGCGATCCCGAACTCGCCGCGCCACGTCGAGGGCGTCATGGACCTGCGCGGGAAGACGACGACGATCATCGACCCGAAGACGCTGCTGGGCGTCACCGGCTCGGGCGCCCGCGAACGGATCATCGTGTTCGACCCCGAGGAGGTCGACGACGGCGGCACCGTCGGCTGGGTCGTCGACGAGGTGTTCCAGGTGCGCGACGTGCCCGCCGACCAGGTCGACGAGGCGACGACCGCCGGCGACGACTCCGTTCGCGGTATCGTCAAGGGCGACGACCGGTTCGTCGTCTGGGTCGAGCCCCGCACCGAGTGAGCAGGCTCCCGTAGCAGTATCACTGCTGAGTTTCGGGGAGCAGTCCTTATCTGACCCCTCGTTCCGTGGTGAGGTATGCGCGTTTCGAGCGGCGTTGCGGGATTCGACGACCTCGTCGGCGGGGGGCTCCCGGCCGAACGGCTGTACGTCGTCTGCGGTCCGCCCGGAAGCGGGAAGACGACGTTCTCAGCACAGTTCATCGCCGAGGGCGCCGCCAGCGGCGAGCGCTGTCTGTTCATCAGCATGCACGAGAGCCGGGCCGACCTCGAACGGGACATGGCCTCTTACGACTTCGGCTTCGAGGGGGCGCTCGACTCCGGGTCGGTGACGTTCCTCGACGCGTTCTCCTCGGAGGGGAAGCGCTTCTTCGGCATGCCGGGCGACCGGCGCGACGTCAACAGCGTCACCAACCGGATCAGCTCGTTCGTTGAGTCGCGCGACATCGACCGGGTCGTCATCGACTCGACGATGTTGCTGCGGTATCTCCTCGACGACGACGACGACACGACGATGCGATTTCTCTCGGCGCTCAAGCGAACCGGCGCGACGACGTATCTCATCTCCGAGATGACGGACCCCTCGGCGTACGCCGACGAGCACTTCCTCGCACACGGCGTGGTGTTCTTCCACAACTACATGGAGGACGACGGGATGCGCCGCGGCGTCCAGGTGGTGAAGATGCGCGGCGCCGAGGTCGACACCGACATCCAGGACCTCCGATTCACCGACGACGGCATCGTCGTCGGCGACGGGAGGACGGTTTCCCACTGATGTACGAGGCTCGACTGGGGACCGACTGGGAGGACATCACGGAGACCGAGGCCATCCGCCGGGCGTACGCGCTCGGCGTCGCGGCCGCGTTCGGCTACGAGAACAGCGAGGAGTTCGACCGACTCAGGACGGCACCCGATACGTCCTACGACCGCAGCATCATCGACCTCGCCTACCAGGAGGGCAAACACGAGGCCGAGGTCGTCCACGCCGACAGCGACGCGATCGACGGCGACGACGTCTGGGACCAACTGGTCGAGGGGACGGCGCCGAGCGACGCCGGGTTCGACGACACGGACGACCTGGTGTCGGGCTCGCCGGTCGCCCGTCCGATCACCGCCATCGACTTCCCGTCGGCGCTCGAACGGGCTGGACTGCTCGACGGAGGGAAAATCGGCGCGCTCGGCTTCCCCGCGCTGCTCGGCTCGGCGCCGGACTCCGGGACGCCGGACGAGGACTCGTGACGCCGCGCTGGGCGGCCCACCCGGCCCGCTCCGGTCGGAGTCGGCCGTCGCGCGCCCAGTCGAACGACTCGGTCGGGGACGCGTCGGAGATCGGGGGCGACGGTGTCGACGGCCGCAACACGCCGACGGTCAGGAACGGGGTGAACCCGTGAGCCTCTACCGATCTGAACTGCCGTTTCCGTCGGTTTGGACAAAGGTTTTAGCTGTCCGACGCATGCTGACGCGTATGCTGGAGGACGCCCCGCTGTCGCTTGACGGCGGAGGGGGAGGCGAGAGTCTCCTCATCGCCGGTCCGCCGATGACCGGCAAGTACGCGCTCATGCTCCGTCTGATGGCGGAGGCCGGCGAGCGCGGCGTCCTCATCACCACCGGCGACCCCGCAGAGCAGGTGCGCGCGGACTACGCGGACGTCGCGGACGTCGCGCCCGAGTCGGTCGGCGTCGTCGACTGCGTCTCCAAGCAGCGGGGCGGCGACCTCATCGAGGACGACCTCATCAGGTACGCCTCCTCCCCGAAGAACGTCACGGACATCGGGATGAAGTTCACCGACCTGTACGAGGCGTTCCGCGAGACCGACGCCGCCGTCGCGGTCGGCATCAACTCGCTGTCGGAGCTGTTGATGTACCTCGATCCGCAGGACGTCTACCAGTTCGTCCGCGTGCTCACCCGGCAGACGCAAAGCGAGGGGTGGACCACCATCGCGGTGATCAACTCCACGATGCACGACGAGCAGACGTTGCACACGATGTACGAGCCGTTCGACACCGTGATCAACACGCGCGAGGAGAACGGCGCGCGCGAGCTCCGCGTCCGAAACCGGACGCAGGCGGCGACGGCGTGGACGACGTTCTGACCGACGCTCGACGCCCAATACCCTTCTGGACTGACGCCCCGTCCAACGGACCTATCCCGGCGATCGACGACCGTCAGCCCGTCGCTTCCGAGCATCGTCCCTACCGGACTCTCTGGCTACGTCTCGGCTGTCTCGCTCAATCCCTGACTATCTCGCTTCGTCCCGCTCCGTCCCGGCCTGTCCCGGTCGTTCCCGTCCGCGTTCGTCGGGGCTGCGAGGGCTCACGGCGTCGTTTCACCCCAGAACGGGGTATCAGCCCTCACTGCACGTGGCCGCGACCGCCTTCGTGGTCCCGCGACTGACGACTCCAC
This genomic stretch from Halobaculum roseum harbors:
- a CDS encoding RAD55 family ATPase, with the translated sequence MLEDAPLSLDGGGGGESLLIAGPPMTGKYALMLRLMAEAGERGVLITTGDPAEQVRADYADVADVAPESVGVVDCVSKQRGGDLIEDDLIRYASSPKNVTDIGMKFTDLYEAFRETDAAVAVGINSLSELLMYLDPQDVYQFVRVLTRQTQSEGWTTIAVINSTMHDEQTLHTMYEPFDTVINTREENGARELRVRNRTQAATAWTTF
- a CDS encoding chemotaxis protein CheA — its product is MSEAHIRAFVRESEEGITELNNSLLALESDPDDPEAMDAIFRTAHTLKGNAAAMGFGDFSGLAHAMEDLLDEVRGGDMAVSGDLMDRLFEAVDLLDAMLGEIDESGDTSIDPTDVEEDLRTMAEEGVDALGGEDGADGNDASGSDDGSDAAAEDGESTDSADNTDDDAVDEAFEHGLSPGDDEGVYRARVDLGDADMPGIDAMFVLEAVEDAFAGMACDPDRDQIEEGEFEGTFDLYVVADAGATVEAGVDAVSQVEAVDVAAVEPAPDDAAAGADAGGSDPSAGDAGDGEGPTSAEPTAEGDTAADGDDDDDTDGGSGGGGSGGSSTSSSDNISSVRVDVEQLDDLYGLVEQLVTSRIKLRREMEEADIDSDNLDELDKISTNLQDTVMDMRLIPLSAVVDTFPRLVRDLARDQSKDVNFDIDGRDIELDRTILTEIRDPLVHILRNAVDHGIESPEEREAAGKDPTGTIELRADRERDHVTIVVEDDGGGIEADALREKAVEKGVKSRGEVEAMSDAEARELVFHPGFSTNDEVTDVSGRGVGMDVVRTTVKDLDGSVTLDSTPGEGTRFEIKLPVTVAIVRVMFVEVDGVEYGVPIKNIAEVSRADGIDVAHGDEIVRHDGDIYPVLRLGEVLGTAGAAAGNGSGAGGALADGGSEVERSETSKRAANGGSREHGESEVDPEGDDDTAGSADAEGLGTDDADDGMLLRIHEEKRPVALHCDDVLHQEEVVVKPLEGILSGIPGLSGTAVLGDGDVVSILDVETLGGRR
- the cheB gene encoding chemotaxis-specific protein-glutamate methyltransferase CheB translates to MDDSRFMRGLIADILESGGVEVVGEAADGREALDVVADADPDVVTMDVEMPEMDGIEAVERLMAEHPTPTLMLSAYTAEGAEETFAALDAGAVDFFAKPGGEVSMGVSRMEEQLVETVRSVAGADLSRAGRQRRTEAATAAAGSATPASPSASTADGPAGAGVKPNTTLIIGSSTGGPDAVERVVSALPGDADLRGVVVQHMPEAFTGRFANRLDEACGLSVREAEDGMRLGRGELAVAKGGHHLEITNARNGRLRLKVIDEERGEGVRPSVNVTMRSAAEAVDDPLIGVILTGMGGDGSDGVQALSRVGARVLAQDEDSCVVYGMPKRAAATGAVDSVLPLDDIAAGIAGERA
- a CDS encoding RAD55 family ATPase, with translation MRVSSGVAGFDDLVGGGLPAERLYVVCGPPGSGKTTFSAQFIAEGAASGERCLFISMHESRADLERDMASYDFGFEGALDSGSVTFLDAFSSEGKRFFGMPGDRRDVNSVTNRISSFVESRDIDRVVIDSTMLLRYLLDDDDDTTMRFLSALKRTGATTYLISEMTDPSAYADEHFLAHGVVFFHNYMEDDGMRRGVQVVKMRGAEVDTDIQDLRFTDDGIVVGDGRTVSH
- a CDS encoding chemotaxis protein CheW, whose protein sequence is MASSERAADADAVSTEETTQVLEFGLGDETYCLDIAYIDEIVDAGDLTAIPNSPRHVEGVMDLRGKTTTIIDPKTLLGVTGSGARERIIVFDPEEVDDGGTVGWVVDEVFQVRDVPADQVDEATTAGDDSVRGIVKGDDRFVVWVEPRTE